In Magnetospirillum sp. XM-1, a single window of DNA contains:
- a CDS encoding serine protease yields MRWAALLLMLLAAPASAEPRQLHGIKGEDQRLRMEAQEFPWSAMGRLNFFSGHCSATLIGPRLIATAAHCLWNRRTQKPFPASSFTFVAGWDRGEYLRASKVTMVHAAPKWVLDGQERGLASRADDWALMELEEPLGDEIGWVALGASQVGMKVAVAGYGRDKAQVPLAHVGCRLTRQALPGVFIHDCDAVQGESGGPVFGWSEGGLRLVAVNVAVIPSQGEAGVAAGIEALRPLAERLGAGKATRAGAVSKPASVDLGQSLR; encoded by the coding sequence ATGAGGTGGGCGGCCCTCCTGCTGATGCTGCTTGCCGCGCCCGCCAGCGCCGAGCCGCGCCAGTTGCACGGCATCAAGGGCGAGGACCAGCGGCTGCGCATGGAGGCGCAGGAATTCCCGTGGAGCGCCATGGGGCGGCTCAACTTCTTCAGCGGCCATTGCAGCGCCACCCTGATCGGGCCGAGGCTGATCGCCACCGCCGCCCATTGCCTGTGGAACCGCCGCACCCAGAAGCCCTTTCCCGCCTCGTCCTTCACCTTCGTGGCGGGCTGGGACCGGGGCGAGTATCTGCGCGCCTCCAAGGTGACCATGGTGCATGCCGCGCCCAAGTGGGTCCTGGACGGGCAGGAGCGGGGACTGGCCAGCCGTGCCGACGACTGGGCGCTGATGGAATTGGAGGAGCCGCTGGGCGACGAGATCGGCTGGGTCGCGCTGGGAGCCTCCCAGGTGGGCATGAAGGTCGCCGTGGCCGGATATGGCCGCGACAAGGCCCAGGTGCCGCTGGCCCATGTGGGATGCCGCCTGACCCGTCAGGCCCTGCCCGGTGTGTTCATCCATGATTGCGACGCGGTGCAGGGGGAATCGGGCGGCCCGGTCTTCGGCTGGAGCGAGGGCGGGTTGCGTCTGGTGGCGGTCAACGTGGCGGTGATCCCCTCGCAAGGCGAGGCCGGGGTGGCGGCGGGTATCGAAGCCCTGCGGCCGCTGGCGGAGCGCCTGGGAGCG